In Myxococcus stipitatus, the following are encoded in one genomic region:
- a CDS encoding protein kinase domain-containing protein — translation MGTPAASTQPDAWTPPPEFDEYRIVRPIGRGRTGRVYLAHDTLLERPVAVKFIPALGPHALARFLVEARAAARIQHPNVVTLYRVGQLDEQPYLVSEFIRGVSLDRLVKPVSWEQVLTIGQDLARGLCAAHRRGVLHRDIKPGNAVLTEGGTVKLLDFGLAKLLDNAAGSEDASPPRNQPPPELPADLDPEDSPRGSPRSLDGVFLPSLPQGSLVGTPYYMSPEAWAGEELTARSDVYSLGIVLYELCAGRGPYRDVVWRELPHVVRTQDAPPLAQVAPHVDTTFAAIIDRCLHREPSARFASAAQLLESLEALSRDDSASLVPEGNPYRGLRAFEAEHRALFFGRRRESQAVLERLRAESFLLITGDSGVGKSSLCLAGILPAVADGGLEDSRRWHTVRLVPGRRPVAALSAVLSPLLSIDEDALSEALRSEPSSLARRLRARLGAQEGLLIYVDQLEELATLSEPTEASLAGQALGGLAEGASGVRLLASSRSDFLTRLTTVPGLGAEVPRALYLLRALSPEETREAVTGPARVKGVRFESELLVDALVSAAAEGGLPLLQFALAELWEARDEKAQVITQAALDSLGGVAGALARHADAAVERLLPDQRVAARGVLLRLVTADGTRARKTDRELAGEDPRYRAALEALVRARLLVAREAPEGTSYELAHEALLSGWRSLAHWLAEAAERREVQALLETAAANWEKHHHSRELLWGPRQLAEAAVLDAGELTRREQDFLRASRRTLVRSRGLRHALVVGFLVSLGLVYGGLKLRERWSLERLVRAELEDAHHSLASALQAKDLLLSERAEAFRLYGSGQKSDADRLWGKSVTRASQVRHRFDGVAGRLERALALAPERPEVRDALADFLYERALWAEQDGELATLPPLLQRLRLYDTQGTRWKQWTAPARLTLDVAAHEVAVELRPVTRDSQGEEQPGDPLPLESESWMDITVPPGSYLLTLRAPHHEPVTQPLLLRRGEARRLELRLPREGSVPDGYVFVPPGEVRFGSAADASVREFFNAVPQHAVQVPGFLIARHEVTYSDWLVFLESLPANQRAAHRPHVGTGGYGGALALDLVDGAWRLRLQPGDVRYEARAGEWVRYASRSRRQEQDWLQFPVSGVSFRDSEAYVSWLSISGRVPGARLCSELEWERAARGVDGREFPHGDRLGPDDANIDSTYGKQPGGFGPDVVGSHPASRSPFGVDDMAGNVWEWTRSWLEPGRAVARGGSFGFAATSARSTNRELPDPSLRDVGMGLRVCADPPSSP, via the coding sequence GTGGGAACCCCTGCCGCCTCCACGCAGCCGGACGCGTGGACTCCGCCCCCGGAGTTCGACGAGTACCGCATCGTGCGGCCCATCGGCCGGGGGCGCACGGGCCGCGTGTACCTGGCTCACGACACGCTGCTCGAACGGCCCGTGGCCGTGAAGTTCATCCCCGCCCTCGGCCCCCACGCGCTCGCGCGATTCCTCGTCGAAGCTCGCGCCGCCGCTCGCATCCAGCACCCCAACGTCGTCACCCTCTACCGGGTCGGCCAACTCGACGAACAGCCCTACCTCGTCTCCGAATTCATTCGCGGCGTGAGCCTCGACCGGCTCGTGAAGCCCGTGAGCTGGGAACAAGTCCTCACCATCGGCCAGGACCTCGCGCGCGGCCTGTGCGCCGCCCACCGCCGCGGTGTCCTCCACCGAGATATCAAACCCGGCAACGCCGTCCTCACCGAGGGCGGCACCGTGAAGCTCCTCGACTTCGGGCTCGCCAAGCTCCTCGACAACGCGGCGGGTTCGGAGGACGCATCACCCCCTCGCAACCAACCCCCTCCGGAGCTGCCCGCGGACCTCGACCCCGAGGACTCTCCTCGAGGCTCCCCTCGTTCGCTGGACGGAGTCTTCCTGCCCTCGCTGCCCCAGGGCTCCCTCGTGGGCACGCCCTACTACATGTCTCCCGAGGCCTGGGCCGGAGAGGAGCTCACTGCCCGCAGCGACGTGTACTCATTGGGCATCGTCCTCTACGAGCTCTGCGCGGGCCGAGGCCCCTACCGCGATGTCGTCTGGCGCGAGCTGCCTCACGTGGTCCGGACTCAAGACGCCCCGCCTCTTGCCCAGGTGGCACCCCACGTCGACACCACCTTCGCCGCCATCATCGACCGCTGCCTCCACCGCGAGCCCTCCGCGCGCTTCGCCTCCGCCGCCCAACTCCTGGAGTCGCTCGAAGCCCTCTCCCGAGATGACTCAGCGTCGCTCGTCCCCGAAGGCAATCCCTACCGAGGCCTGCGCGCCTTCGAGGCCGAACACCGCGCCCTCTTCTTCGGCCGCCGCCGCGAGAGCCAGGCGGTCCTGGAGCGCCTGCGCGCCGAGTCCTTCCTCCTCATCACCGGTGACTCCGGCGTGGGCAAGTCCTCCCTGTGCCTCGCGGGAATCCTCCCCGCCGTCGCCGACGGAGGACTCGAGGACAGCCGCCGCTGGCACACCGTGCGCCTGGTGCCCGGCCGCAGGCCCGTCGCCGCGCTCTCCGCCGTCCTGTCGCCCCTCCTGTCCATCGACGAGGACGCCCTCTCCGAAGCGCTCCGCTCCGAACCCTCCAGCCTCGCACGCAGGCTGCGAGCCCGGCTGGGCGCCCAGGAGGGGCTGCTCATCTACGTGGACCAGCTCGAGGAGCTCGCGACCCTGTCGGAGCCGACCGAGGCCTCGCTGGCCGGACAAGCACTCGGAGGACTCGCGGAGGGGGCCAGCGGCGTGCGTCTGCTGGCCTCCAGCCGCAGCGACTTCCTCACGCGGCTGACCACCGTGCCGGGGCTGGGCGCGGAGGTGCCTCGGGCGCTGTACCTGCTGCGCGCCCTCTCCCCCGAGGAGACACGCGAAGCCGTCACCGGCCCCGCCCGAGTGAAGGGTGTCCGCTTCGAGTCGGAGCTCCTCGTGGACGCGCTCGTCTCCGCGGCGGCCGAGGGCGGTCTCCCGCTGCTCCAATTCGCCCTCGCGGAACTCTGGGAGGCGCGCGACGAGAAGGCCCAGGTGATTACCCAGGCCGCGCTCGATTCCCTGGGGGGCGTCGCGGGCGCGCTGGCCCGGCACGCGGATGCGGCGGTCGAACGTCTCCTCCCAGACCAACGGGTGGCGGCCCGAGGTGTCCTCCTCCGGCTCGTCACCGCCGACGGCACCCGCGCCCGCAAGACGGACCGTGAGCTCGCGGGAGAGGACCCTCGCTACCGCGCGGCGCTCGAGGCGCTCGTCCGGGCACGCCTGCTGGTGGCTCGCGAGGCCCCGGAAGGAACGTCCTACGAACTCGCCCACGAGGCACTCCTCTCGGGTTGGCGCTCGCTGGCGCACTGGCTCGCGGAGGCCGCCGAGCGTCGCGAGGTCCAGGCCCTGCTCGAGACCGCCGCCGCGAACTGGGAGAAGCACCACCACTCACGAGAGCTCCTCTGGGGCCCTCGCCAGCTCGCCGAGGCCGCGGTGCTGGACGCCGGAGAACTCACCCGCCGCGAGCAGGACTTCCTGCGCGCCTCGCGCCGAACCCTCGTGCGCAGCCGAGGCCTCCGCCACGCCCTGGTCGTGGGCTTCCTCGTGTCACTCGGTCTCGTCTACGGCGGGCTGAAGCTGCGCGAGCGCTGGAGCCTGGAGCGTCTGGTGCGCGCGGAGCTCGAGGACGCGCATCACTCCCTCGCCTCGGCGTTGCAGGCCAAGGACCTGCTCCTCTCCGAGCGCGCCGAGGCCTTCCGTCTCTACGGCAGTGGCCAGAAGAGCGACGCGGACCGGCTGTGGGGCAAGAGCGTCACGCGGGCCTCCCAGGTCCGCCACCGCTTCGACGGAGTCGCGGGCCGCCTCGAGCGAGCCCTGGCGTTGGCTCCCGAGCGGCCCGAGGTGCGCGACGCACTCGCGGACTTCCTCTACGAGCGTGCCCTGTGGGCGGAGCAGGATGGGGAGCTGGCCACCTTGCCCCCGCTCCTGCAACGCCTCCGGCTCTACGACACCCAAGGCACACGCTGGAAGCAATGGACCGCCCCCGCGCGTCTCACGCTGGATGTCGCCGCACACGAGGTCGCGGTGGAGCTGCGCCCCGTGACGCGCGACTCGCAAGGCGAGGAGCAACCCGGCGACCCATTGCCGCTCGAGTCGGAGTCCTGGATGGACATCACCGTCCCCCCCGGCTCCTATCTCCTCACCCTGAGAGCCCCTCACCATGAGCCGGTGACGCAGCCGCTGCTCCTGCGGCGCGGAGAAGCGCGGCGTCTGGAATTGCGTCTGCCTCGAGAGGGCTCGGTTCCCGACGGCTATGTCTTCGTCCCGCCCGGCGAGGTGCGTTTCGGCAGCGCCGCAGACGCCAGCGTCCGGGAGTTCTTCAACGCGGTGCCGCAGCACGCGGTGCAGGTCCCGGGCTTCCTCATCGCGCGCCACGAGGTGACGTACTCCGACTGGCTCGTCTTCCTCGAGTCCCTCCCCGCCAACCAGCGCGCCGCGCACAGGCCGCACGTGGGGACAGGGGGCTACGGAGGCGCGCTGGCCCTGGACCTGGTGGATGGAGCGTGGCGCCTGCGCTTGCAGCCCGGCGACGTGCGCTACGAAGCCCGAGCCGGGGAGTGGGTGCGGTACGCGAGCCGCTCGCGCCGTCAGGAGCAGGACTGGCTCCAGTTCCCGGTGAGCGGCGTGTCGTTCCGTGACTCAGAGGCATATGTATCCTGGTTGTCCATCAGCGGCCGGGTGCCGGGCGCGAGGTTGTGCTCGGAGTTGGAGTGGGAGCGCGCGGCGCGAGGCGTGGACGGCCGCGAGTTTCCACATGGTGACCGGCTGGGCCCGGACGACGCGAACATCGACAGCACCTACGGGAAGCAGCCGGGTGGTTTCGGGCCGGACGTCGTGGGCAGCCATCCCGCGTCGCGCAGTCCGTTCGGCGTGGACGACATGGCGGGCAACGTCTGGGAGTGGACGCGTTCCTGGTTGGAGCCGGGGCGGGCCGTGGCGCGAGGCGGGAGCTTCGGCTTCGCGGCCACTTCGGCGCGTTCGACGAATCGGGAGTTGCCAGACCCTTCGTTGCGGGACGTGGGCATGGGCCTGCGCGTGTGCGCGGACCCGCCGTCGTCGCCCTGA
- a CDS encoding response regulator, whose amino-acid sequence MKRTATHTADALESAETSVDPQTGRKRVLVVDDFDDAREMYAEYLEFVGFEVETAKDGAEAVEKAQSSEPDIILMDLSLPIMDGWEATRRIKQDSRTRDIPVMALSGHVLSGNAEHARQAGADEFVAKPCLPQDLENKIRNMLKPSKARRRDGQEG is encoded by the coding sequence ATGAAGCGAACGGCCACCCACACAGCAGATGCCTTGGAGTCGGCCGAAACGTCGGTCGACCCACAGACCGGCCGCAAACGGGTCCTCGTGGTCGATGACTTCGATGATGCCCGCGAGATGTATGCGGAGTACCTGGAGTTCGTCGGCTTCGAGGTCGAGACGGCGAAGGATGGCGCGGAGGCCGTGGAGAAGGCCCAGTCGAGTGAGCCCGATATCATCCTCATGGACCTGTCCCTCCCCATCATGGATGGCTGGGAGGCGACCCGGCGCATCAAGCAGGACTCTCGGACGCGGGATATCCCCGTGATGGCCCTGTCGGGACATGTTCTCTCCGGCAACGCGGAGCATGCCCGCCAGGCCGGCGCCGATGAGTTCGTCGCGAAGCCGTGCCTGCCTCAGGACCTCGAGAACAAGATCCGAAACATGCTCAAGCCCAGCAAGGCGCGAAGGCGAGACGGTCAGGAAGGCTGA
- a CDS encoding Ig-like domain-containing protein yields MTRGSVEQRLRRTQVMRRFPPFFILPAVVLLVGACINVPEVQQVVEEPDAGEPALQVRLGLSRAHTKDTVDVTVELSRPATQSVELLVNGHVVANLLPPYRFRMETQDLKEGVHELFARVVLDSGVALSEPRQLTVDRTPPTWVSRKPLPGARFVPVLPEVQAVFSEALDPTTVNASTIQLFAGAELTPANVSLSSEGTVVTVKPTSRFPVDVRGKVTVGSSVTDLAGNVLRAETEEWSWVVPGFIPLGEPLLSDSRNMQPTSLDLQVDAEGRPIVAWVESSQAAVYVRRWTGERWEQLGGSETTSPFANISKVALRFDSDGQPVVAWGDLMSSSVHVRRWNGAAWGAMGGPIQGHREFFFHELGMEGSGQWLVGGVTLIEGQYRLVMWQWQNGQWDTLDTGVQIDAPYTLRGVHLLLHSAKNPFLIWGEGRDYNLESVRIQRRDAGAWKAISPKFLTLGGRWNVDREGRLLHAVSYGQEIELWREEGGAWSRMGPILESVFPGGPNAEVGQLVFDSMGMPVVVISEAESQGQPDTLYVRRLRDGRWEQMGGLLRSQSPEERPSGRVLGMSKSGKLFLVTYEHKSAAMIPTQVYVSNE; encoded by the coding sequence ATGACTCGCGGCTCGGTGGAACAGCGATTGCGAAGAACTCAAGTCATGCGTCGATTCCCTCCTTTCTTCATTCTTCCCGCCGTGGTGCTCCTCGTAGGGGCCTGCATCAACGTTCCCGAAGTCCAACAGGTGGTCGAAGAGCCCGATGCGGGAGAGCCTGCCTTGCAAGTGCGGCTGGGGCTGTCGAGGGCGCACACGAAGGACACTGTCGACGTCACGGTTGAGTTGAGCAGGCCAGCCACGCAGAGCGTGGAACTGTTGGTCAATGGTCATGTCGTCGCGAACCTGCTCCCTCCCTACAGATTCCGGATGGAGACGCAGGACCTGAAAGAGGGCGTGCATGAGTTGTTCGCACGCGTGGTGCTGGATTCTGGGGTCGCTCTGAGTGAGCCGCGTCAGCTCACGGTGGATAGGACTCCTCCGACCTGGGTCTCACGCAAGCCCCTGCCGGGTGCTCGCTTTGTTCCCGTGCTCCCCGAGGTGCAAGCCGTGTTTTCGGAGGCGCTGGATCCAACGACAGTCAACGCGAGCACGATTCAGCTATTCGCGGGTGCGGAGCTGACACCCGCGAACGTGTCCTTGTCTTCAGAGGGGACTGTGGTGACCGTGAAACCCACGTCCCGGTTCCCTGTTGATGTTCGTGGGAAGGTGACCGTTGGTTCCTCCGTGACGGACCTGGCGGGCAATGTGCTTCGAGCCGAGACGGAGGAATGGAGCTGGGTGGTGCCTGGATTCATTCCGCTCGGGGAACCATTGCTCTCGGACTCGCGGAACATGCAGCCAACCAGCCTGGACCTGCAGGTCGATGCGGAGGGGCGTCCCATCGTGGCGTGGGTCGAATCATCGCAAGCTGCAGTGTATGTCCGTCGTTGGACTGGAGAGCGGTGGGAGCAATTGGGGGGGAGCGAGACCACTTCGCCCTTCGCCAACATCTCGAAAGTCGCACTCAGGTTTGATTCTGACGGGCAACCTGTTGTCGCCTGGGGGGACTTGATGTCGTCCTCGGTTCATGTGCGTCGCTGGAATGGAGCGGCATGGGGGGCGATGGGAGGCCCGATTCAAGGTCACCGCGAGTTTTTCTTTCATGAACTAGGGATGGAGGGCTCTGGTCAATGGCTCGTCGGTGGAGTGACACTGATTGAGGGCCAATATCGGCTTGTGATGTGGCAGTGGCAGAACGGCCAGTGGGACACCCTTGATACGGGAGTTCAAATCGACGCTCCCTATACGTTGAGGGGGGTGCATCTGCTGCTCCACAGCGCCAAGAATCCCTTTCTCATTTGGGGTGAAGGCAGAGACTACAATCTTGAGTCTGTTCGTATTCAGCGGAGGGACGCGGGGGCCTGGAAAGCCATCTCTCCAAAGTTCCTGACCCTGGGGGGAAGATGGAACGTGGACAGGGAAGGACGACTTCTTCATGCCGTGAGTTATGGGCAGGAGATTGAGCTCTGGAGAGAAGAGGGTGGGGCTTGGTCTCGCATGGGCCCGATACTGGAAAGCGTTTTCCCTGGAGGCCCGAATGCCGAAGTGGGGCAACTCGTCTTCGACTCCATGGGAATGCCCGTTGTCGTGATCAGCGAAGCCGAGAGCCAGGGTCAGCCTGACACCCTGTATGTCCGCCGACTGCGGGATGGGAGATGGGAGCAGATGGGCGGACTGTTGCGTTCTCAGTCCCCAGAGGAGAGGCCTTCTGGGCGTGTCCTTGGAATGTCCAAGTCAGGCAAACTCTTCCTGGTGACCTACGAACATAAGTCAGCCGCCATGATACCCACTCAAGTCTACGTCTCGAACGAATGA
- a CDS encoding carboxypeptidase-like regulatory domain-containing protein — MKKHLVMAVVPFLALGCGDDFKDENGDGIADGVREPDNVTVVVPATPKGTVSGQVLTSDLKPLTEATVEITIGSSPTPLSATTDAKGNFTFKDVPAGSQVLLTFGKANYATLRATATIPAQAGNVPLNNANVSFGPVTLTRLDGTLRFLLVTPQGRPAANVRATLEATPAGNIALNNNDINLNIVSTVTVEATSDDQGVLVFQNIPSAQELVRYTGNVTSRYRLWVSAVDANGDGVPESNGYVASYTASEVVAQGTTRLLNLPASRPTGAALTVEATNVATLRPTTPIPTAANPIEPLRNMVRPGEPIYLYFNQPVQQGSLMARLTDEYAKESLPVTVALGNGGYSATITPGTGVVQVGKEYNIEVRAVSVETGELYADKGTFYGGDPGAVVPVTIAEARYQETSPATVIPQINLGEMIYINFSAPLALPAEGDVVEVFIGGTDLTPGSETLVAGQEGSSTGYVLSLDEPTSPYVTNNGNPEQPVFGIGRSFISSRYSFRYAALPNSGPVPAGAYPALNPASVRLVVKFSKLPISGVSGTYESIWGQPIVSDLSVSNVAIQPAPITPTPPGP, encoded by the coding sequence ATGAAGAAGCATCTGGTCATGGCCGTGGTGCCGTTCCTGGCGCTGGGGTGCGGGGACGATTTCAAGGACGAGAATGGCGATGGAATCGCCGACGGCGTTCGCGAGCCGGACAACGTCACGGTGGTGGTGCCGGCGACGCCGAAGGGGACCGTGTCGGGCCAGGTCCTGACGTCGGACCTCAAGCCGTTGACCGAGGCGACGGTGGAGATCACCATCGGCAGCTCGCCGACGCCGCTCTCGGCCACGACCGACGCCAAGGGCAACTTCACGTTCAAGGATGTCCCGGCCGGCTCCCAGGTGCTGCTGACGTTCGGGAAGGCGAACTACGCGACGCTGCGCGCCACGGCGACGATTCCCGCGCAGGCGGGCAATGTGCCCCTGAACAACGCCAACGTGAGCTTTGGCCCCGTGACGCTGACGCGGCTGGATGGCACGCTGCGCTTCCTGCTGGTGACCCCGCAGGGCCGCCCCGCCGCGAACGTGCGTGCGACGCTCGAGGCCACGCCCGCGGGCAACATCGCGCTGAACAACAACGACATCAACCTGAACATCGTGAGCACGGTGACGGTTGAGGCGACGTCCGACGACCAGGGCGTGCTGGTGTTCCAGAACATCCCCAGCGCGCAGGAGCTGGTGCGCTACACGGGCAACGTGACCAGCCGCTACCGCCTGTGGGTGTCCGCGGTGGACGCCAATGGCGACGGCGTGCCGGAGAGCAACGGCTACGTGGCGTCGTACACGGCGTCGGAAGTGGTCGCCCAGGGCACGACGCGTCTGCTCAACCTGCCGGCCTCGCGGCCGACGGGCGCGGCGCTGACGGTCGAAGCCACCAACGTGGCGACGTTGCGGCCGACGACTCCGATTCCGACGGCGGCCAACCCCATTGAACCGCTGCGCAACATGGTTCGCCCGGGCGAGCCCATCTACCTGTATTTCAACCAGCCTGTGCAGCAGGGCTCGCTGATGGCGCGCCTGACGGATGAGTACGCCAAGGAGTCGCTGCCTGTCACGGTGGCTCTGGGCAACGGTGGCTACAGTGCCACCATCACTCCCGGCACTGGCGTGGTGCAGGTAGGCAAGGAGTACAACATCGAAGTGCGCGCCGTCTCCGTGGAGACGGGCGAACTCTACGCGGACAAGGGCACTTTCTACGGTGGAGATCCGGGGGCCGTGGTTCCCGTCACCATCGCGGAGGCGCGCTATCAGGAGACTTCGCCTGCTACCGTCATCCCGCAGATCAACCTGGGCGAGATGATCTACATCAACTTCAGTGCTCCGCTCGCGCTCCCGGCTGAAGGGGACGTCGTGGAGGTGTTCATCGGGGGAACCGACCTCACTCCTGGCTCCGAAACCCTCGTGGCGGGCCAAGAGGGGAGCTCCACTGGCTACGTGCTCTCTCTGGATGAGCCGACCTCCCCTTATGTGACGAACAATGGCAATCCTGAGCAGCCTGTCTTTGGGATTGGTAGGTCCTTCATCTCCTCGCGCTACTCGTTCAGATACGCAGCGCTGCCCAATAGCGGCCCCGTCCCGGCCGGTGCCTATCCTGCCCTGAATCCCGCCAGCGTTCGGCTTGTGGTGAAGTTCTCCAAGCTGCCCATCAGCGGCGTCAGTGGCACCTACGAGAGCATTTGGGGGCAGCCCATCGTTTCGGACCTGTCTGTCTCGAATGTTGCGATCCAGCCTGCTCCGATTACGCCGACTCCGCCGGGGCCGTAA
- a CDS encoding HIT family protein, producing the protein MMDVNEPCLGCAIARGEHRPVGGIIARAPGLVLHGVAGPSPVPGWVVISSEQHARAWYELDEATARELGGFAARIMRAQREVLGAEHAYAFAIGDVLRHCHLHLVPRYRETPQRLWGRAVFDAPPADHLPAEALEAAARKLAAALKD; encoded by the coding sequence ATGATGGATGTGAATGAGCCATGTCTCGGCTGTGCCATCGCGCGCGGCGAGCACCGCCCCGTGGGGGGCATCATCGCCCGGGCACCCGGACTCGTCCTGCACGGTGTCGCCGGGCCCAGCCCCGTTCCCGGCTGGGTCGTCATCTCTAGCGAGCAACACGCTCGGGCCTGGTACGAGCTCGACGAAGCCACCGCCCGCGAGCTGGGAGGCTTCGCCGCGAGGATCATGCGCGCCCAACGCGAGGTCCTCGGCGCCGAGCACGCCTACGCCTTCGCCATCGGTGATGTGCTGCGCCACTGCCATCTGCACCTGGTGCCTCGCTACCGCGAGACGCCCCAGCGCCTCTGGGGCCGCGCCGTGTTCGACGCGCCCCCCGCGGATCACCTCCCTGCCGAGGCGCTGGAGGCCGCGGCACGCAAGCTCGCCGCCGCACTGAAGGACTGA